The Immundisolibacter cernigliae genome has a window encoding:
- a CDS encoding beta-ketoacyl-ACP synthase III, with amino-acid sequence MMYSRVIGTGSALPEQIVTNADLESKVDTSDRWIFERTGIRQRHIAAPGETSTDLGERAARAALAMAGLDAADIGLVVVATCTPENVFPSTACLLQNRLGIHGGPAFDVVAACAGFIYALSVADSLLRSGAADTALVVGTETMSRIIDWQDRRTCILFADGAGAMVLRREPTPGILSTHLHADGKYKDLLWVPGWVSDDYGSLAEHPPHMVMEGSEVFRVAVEKLGESVEEALAANGLDKDAIDWLIPHQANLRIIAAIAKRLRLPMEQVVLTIAEHGNTSAASVPLAMDVAVRDGRVKPGQTLLLEAFGGGFAWGSALLRF; translated from the coding sequence GTGATGTACTCCCGCGTCATCGGCACCGGCAGCGCACTGCCGGAACAAATCGTCACCAATGCCGACCTCGAATCGAAGGTCGACACCAGCGATCGCTGGATCTTCGAGCGCACCGGCATCCGGCAGCGGCACATCGCTGCACCGGGCGAGACCTCGACCGACCTTGGCGAGCGCGCGGCGCGAGCCGCACTGGCCATGGCCGGACTCGACGCTGCCGACATCGGCCTGGTGGTCGTCGCCACCTGCACGCCGGAAAACGTCTTTCCGAGCACCGCCTGCCTGCTGCAGAACCGCCTCGGCATCCACGGCGGTCCGGCCTTCGACGTGGTGGCCGCCTGCGCCGGCTTCATCTACGCACTCAGCGTCGCCGACAGCCTGCTGCGCAGCGGTGCTGCCGACACGGCGCTGGTGGTCGGCACCGAGACCATGTCGCGCATCATCGACTGGCAGGACCGGCGTACCTGCATCCTGTTTGCCGACGGCGCCGGCGCCATGGTGCTGCGCCGCGAACCGACGCCCGGCATCCTGTCCACCCACCTGCACGCCGACGGCAAGTACAAGGATCTGCTGTGGGTGCCCGGCTGGGTCTCGGACGACTACGGCAGCCTCGCCGAGCATCCGCCACACATGGTGATGGAAGGCTCGGAAGTGTTCCGGGTGGCGGTCGAGAAGCTCGGCGAGTCGGTGGAAGAGGCGCTGGCCGCCAACGGTCTCGACAAGGACGCCATCGACTGGCTGATCCCGCACCAGGCCAACCTGCGCATCATCGCGGCCATTGCCAAACGCCTGCGCCTGCCCATGGAGCAGGTGGTGCTGACCATCGCCGAGCACGGCAACACCTCGGCCGCCTCGGTACCGTTGGCGATGGACGTCGCGGTCCGCGACGGCCGTGTCAAGCCAGGCCAGACGCTGCTGCTGGAGGCCTTCGGCGGCGGTTTTGCCTGGGGCTCGGCGCTGCTGCGCTTCTGA
- the fabD gene encoding ACP S-malonyltransferase yields MTLALVFPGQGSQSVGMLAELAGEFAQVEQTFAEASEALGYDLWRLIQDGPDSELQLTAVTQPAMLSAGVAVWRVWQAAGGPTPALMAGHSLGEYSALVCAGALPFEQAVRLVRQRGEYMQQAVPVGSGAMAAVLGLDRAAVEAACATAARPGETVAVANYNAPLQSVIAGHAAAVARASAAAQSAGAKRVVPLPVSAPFHCSLMRPAADALAPALEAASIRSPEVPVINNVDVTAASEPAAIRDALIRQIYSPVRWVEVIEAMHARGVTHVVECGPGKVLAGLSKRICGALESLAVQDPASLRQTLAALG; encoded by the coding sequence ATGACATTGGCACTGGTATTTCCCGGTCAGGGCTCGCAATCGGTCGGCATGCTGGCCGAACTGGCGGGCGAGTTTGCGCAGGTCGAGCAGACCTTCGCCGAGGCCAGCGAAGCCCTGGGTTACGACCTGTGGCGCCTGATCCAGGACGGCCCCGACAGCGAACTGCAACTGACCGCCGTCACCCAGCCGGCCATGCTCAGTGCCGGCGTGGCCGTGTGGCGGGTCTGGCAGGCTGCCGGCGGACCAACGCCGGCGCTGATGGCCGGTCACAGTCTTGGCGAGTACAGCGCGCTGGTGTGCGCCGGTGCGCTGCCGTTCGAGCAGGCGGTGCGGCTGGTGCGCCAGCGGGGCGAGTACATGCAGCAGGCGGTTCCGGTCGGCAGCGGCGCCATGGCGGCCGTGCTGGGCCTTGATCGGGCAGCAGTGGAAGCGGCCTGCGCCACCGCGGCAAGGCCCGGTGAAACCGTGGCTGTCGCCAACTACAACGCGCCCCTGCAAAGCGTGATCGCCGGCCATGCCGCCGCCGTGGCGCGGGCCAGCGCGGCCGCCCAGAGCGCCGGCGCCAAGCGCGTGGTGCCGCTGCCGGTCAGTGCACCGTTTCATTGCAGCCTGATGCGCCCGGCCGCCGACGCGCTGGCGCCCGCGCTCGAGGCGGCAAGCATCCGGTCGCCCGAGGTGCCGGTCATCAACAACGTCGATGTCACAGCGGCCAGCGAACCGGCGGCCATCCGCGACGCACTGATCCGGCAGATCTACTCGCCCGTGCGCTGGGTCGAGGTCATCGAGGCCATGCACGCGCGCGGCGTCACTCACGTGGTCGAGTGCGGTCCGGGCAAGGTGCTGGCGGGTCTTAGCAAACGCATTTGCGGCGCGCTCGAAAGCCTCGCCGTCCAGGACCCGGCCAGCCTGCGCCAGACCCTGGCGGCGCTCGGTTGA
- the fabG gene encoding 3-oxoacyl-ACP reductase FabG: MDIRLDGEIALVTGASRGIGKAIAHELAQAGAIVIGTATTDPGAQRIGEELAAAGLKGAGMTFNAADRDGTTALVEAIKSAHGAVSILVNNAGITRDNLMLRLKDDDWDAVLDTNLGAAFRLSRACANGMMRARRGRIINIGSVVGAMGNAGQVNYAAAKAGLAGFTRALARELASRSITVNTVAPGFIDTDMTAALTAEQRTALLQSVPLGRFGSADEVAALVTYLASPQAGYITGQTLHINGGMYLA; this comes from the coding sequence ATGGACATTCGACTGGACGGCGAAATTGCGCTGGTGACCGGTGCCAGCCGCGGCATCGGCAAGGCCATCGCACACGAACTGGCGCAGGCCGGCGCAATCGTCATCGGCACCGCCACCACCGACCCCGGCGCTCAGCGCATCGGCGAGGAGCTGGCCGCAGCCGGCCTCAAGGGCGCGGGCATGACATTCAATGCCGCTGACCGGGACGGCACGACCGCCCTGGTGGAGGCGATCAAGTCCGCGCACGGCGCCGTTTCGATCCTGGTCAACAACGCCGGCATCACCCGCGACAACCTGATGCTGAGGCTCAAGGACGATGACTGGGACGCCGTGCTGGACACCAATCTGGGCGCCGCATTTCGCCTCAGCCGGGCCTGCGCCAACGGCATGATGCGGGCGCGCCGGGGCCGCATCATCAACATCGGTTCGGTGGTCGGTGCCATGGGCAACGCAGGACAGGTAAACTACGCCGCCGCGAAGGCCGGCCTGGCCGGCTTCACGCGCGCCCTGGCGCGCGAACTGGCCAGCCGCAGCATCACCGTCAACACGGTAGCACCGGGTTTCATCGACACCGACATGACCGCCGCCTTGACCGCCGAGCAGCGCACTGCCCTGCTGCAATCGGTTCCACTGGGCCGCTTTGGCAGCGCGGACGAGGTCGCGGCGCTGGTCACCTACCTGGCCTCGCCGCAGGCGGGCTATATCACCGGGCAGACCCTTCATATCAACGGCGGCATGTACCTGGCCTGA
- the acpP gene encoding acyl carrier protein, with amino-acid sequence MSSIEERVKKIVVEQLGVKEDEVSNDSSFVDDLGADSLDTVELVMALEEEFECEIADEAAEKITTVQEAIDYVEKELASRK; translated from the coding sequence ATGAGCAGCATTGAAGAGCGCGTCAAGAAAATCGTGGTCGAGCAGCTGGGCGTCAAGGAAGACGAAGTCAGCAACGACTCGTCCTTTGTCGACGACCTGGGTGCCGACTCGCTGGACACGGTCGAGCTGGTGATGGCTCTCGAAGAGGAATTCGAGTGCGAAATCGCCGACGAGGCCGCCGAGAAGATCACCACCGTGCAGGAAGCCATCGACTACGTCGAGAAGGAACTGGCCTCCCGCAAGTAG
- the fabF gene encoding beta-ketoacyl-ACP synthase II, with translation MIKRRVVITGLGMVSPLGLDVPTSWAGILASQSGIGPITHFDTRAFSVRFGGSVKGFEVERYLSAKEARKMDPFVHYGIAAAEEALRDSGLQVTADNAERIGVAIGSGIGGLPGIEAGHLDYLNGGPRRISPFFVPGNIINMVAGNVSIRFGLKGPNLAVVTACASATHSIGDSARLIEYGDADVMLAGGAEMATSPMGLGGFAAARALSTRNDDPQRASRPWDRDRDGFVLADGAGILVLEELEHARHRGATIYAEVLGYGMSGDAHHMTQPDASGDGAFRCMRAALRNARLDPQDIQYINAHGTSTPAGDVAETVAIRRAFEHHARRLAVSSTKSMTGHLLGAAGGVEAIFCVLALRDQVAPPTINLDNPGEDCDLDYVPHTARPMRIEHVLTNSFGFGGTNASLVFGRPR, from the coding sequence TTGATTAAGCGACGGGTCGTCATTACGGGGCTGGGCATGGTCAGTCCGCTGGGGCTGGACGTGCCGACCTCATGGGCCGGTATCCTGGCCAGCCAAAGCGGTATCGGGCCGATCACGCACTTCGACACCCGCGCATTCAGCGTTCGGTTCGGCGGATCGGTCAAGGGCTTCGAGGTGGAGCGCTACCTGAGCGCCAAGGAAGCCCGCAAGATGGACCCGTTCGTCCATTACGGCATCGCGGCAGCCGAAGAAGCCTTGCGCGATTCAGGCCTGCAGGTGACCGCCGACAACGCCGAGCGCATCGGCGTTGCCATCGGCTCGGGCATCGGCGGCCTGCCCGGCATCGAGGCCGGGCACCTGGACTACCTGAACGGCGGGCCGCGGCGTATCTCGCCGTTCTTCGTGCCGGGCAACATCATCAACATGGTGGCCGGCAACGTCTCGATCCGCTTCGGGCTGAAGGGTCCGAACCTGGCCGTGGTGACTGCCTGTGCGTCGGCAACCCACAGCATCGGCGACTCGGCGCGGCTGATCGAATACGGCGACGCCGACGTGATGCTGGCCGGCGGCGCCGAGATGGCCACCTCGCCGATGGGGCTGGGTGGTTTCGCGGCGGCACGGGCACTGTCCACGCGCAACGACGACCCGCAGCGCGCCAGCCGGCCCTGGGATCGCGACCGCGACGGCTTCGTGCTGGCCGACGGCGCCGGCATCCTGGTTCTGGAAGAGCTGGAACACGCCCGGCACCGGGGCGCCACCATCTACGCCGAGGTGCTCGGCTACGGCATGAGCGGCGACGCGCACCACATGACGCAGCCGGACGCCAGCGGCGACGGCGCCTTTCGCTGCATGCGCGCGGCGCTGCGAAACGCCCGCCTCGATCCGCAGGACATCCAGTACATCAACGCCCACGGCACCTCGACACCGGCCGGTGACGTGGCCGAAACGGTCGCCATCCGGCGCGCCTTCGAACACCACGCCAGGCGCCTGGCGGTCAGCTCGACCAAGTCGATGACCGGCCACCTGCTGGGCGCCGCTGGCGGCGTGGAGGCCATTTTCTGCGTGCTCGCCCTGCGCGATCAGGTGGCCCCACCCACCATCAACCTCGACAATCCGGGCGAGGACTGCGATCTGGACTACGTGCCGCACACCGCGCGCCCGATGCGCATCGAGCACGTGCTCACCAACTCCTTCGGCTTTGGTGGCACCAATGCCTCGCTGGTGTTCGGCCGCCCGCGCTGA
- the mltG gene encoding endolytic transglycosylase MltG, which translates to MAGTLAWIGQQAETPLNLAAKDSIDVLPGDTLATVVQRLADAGQLEHPLAIRVWARLTGRGNRIIAGEYGVAPGTTAAGLLSDLAAGRVRQHAVRVPEGARFRDLLTTLWASPVLTATLRDRNEADIMAALGYPGLPAEGSFLPDTYFVTRGQSDLDVLRRSRAAMQTQLTTLWQARGPGAPASMSQAVTLASLVEKETARPDERPLVAAVLLNRLRLGMPLQIDSTVIYGLGTQFDGNLTRRDLLTPTPHNTYTQRGLPPTPIALPSVASLQAVMNPATVDYLYFVGRGDGSHVFSRTLAEHNQAVDCYQRRQAQRCTS; encoded by the coding sequence TTGGCCGGCACCCTCGCCTGGATCGGCCAACAGGCGGAAACGCCCCTGAACCTCGCGGCAAAGGACAGCATCGACGTGTTGCCGGGTGACACACTGGCGACCGTGGTGCAGCGGCTGGCCGATGCCGGCCAGCTCGAACATCCGCTGGCCATCCGTGTCTGGGCGCGCCTGACCGGACGCGGCAATCGCATCATTGCCGGTGAGTACGGCGTCGCTCCCGGCACCACCGCTGCCGGCCTGCTGTCCGATTTAGCCGCCGGCCGGGTGCGCCAGCACGCCGTGCGCGTTCCGGAAGGTGCACGGTTTCGTGACCTCCTGACCACGCTGTGGGCCTCGCCGGTGCTGACCGCCACCCTGCGCGATCGCAACGAGGCCGATATCATGGCGGCCTTGGGATATCCCGGCCTGCCCGCCGAGGGCAGCTTCCTCCCGGACACCTATTTCGTCACCCGCGGCCAGAGCGATCTTGATGTGTTGCGCCGCAGCCGTGCCGCCATGCAAACGCAGCTGACCACCCTGTGGCAGGCACGAGGTCCCGGCGCCCCAGCCTCCATGTCACAGGCGGTGACGTTGGCCTCGCTGGTCGAGAAGGAAACAGCCCGTCCCGATGAGCGCCCGCTGGTCGCAGCCGTACTGCTGAACCGCCTGCGCCTGGGCATGCCGCTGCAGATCGACTCGACCGTCATCTACGGCCTCGGGACGCAGTTCGATGGCAATCTCACTCGGCGTGACCTGCTCACCCCAACGCCGCACAACACCTATACCCAACGTGGTCTGCCGCCGACGCCGATAGCCCTGCCGAGCGTGGCTTCCCTGCAGGCGGTGATGAACCCGGCCACGGTGGACTACCTGTACTTCGTCGGCCGCGGTGACGGCAGCCATGTGTTCTCGCGCACGCTCGCCGAGCACAATCAGGCCGTGGACTGCTACCAGCGCCGGCAAGCGCAGCGCTGCACGTCATGA
- the tmk gene encoding dTMP kinase → MTRACFITLEGLEGAGKTSRLADLKAFLEQRGKTVLATREPGGTTLGERLRELLLAPDQGSMAPLTELLLMFAARSEHVARLILPALEAGQWVLCDRYVDASYAYQGGGRNLGAAPVAALEALLPARARPDLTLLLDLPVELGLARANRRSAADRFEQETVAFHQRVREAYLARARQHPLRYCIIDAAADPDQVQAAIERAVERLL, encoded by the coding sequence ATGACCCGCGCCTGTTTCATCACCCTGGAAGGCCTGGAAGGCGCCGGCAAGACCAGCCGCCTGGCGGACCTCAAGGCGTTCCTGGAACAGCGTGGCAAGACGGTGCTGGCAACGCGCGAGCCGGGTGGCACGACCCTCGGCGAACGCCTGCGCGAGCTGCTGCTGGCGCCGGACCAGGGCTCAATGGCGCCCCTCACGGAGCTGCTGCTGATGTTCGCCGCCCGCAGCGAACACGTGGCCCGCCTCATCCTGCCGGCGCTGGAGGCCGGACAGTGGGTGCTGTGCGACCGCTACGTGGATGCCAGCTACGCCTACCAGGGCGGCGGGCGAAATCTCGGTGCGGCGCCGGTGGCGGCGCTCGAGGCCCTGCTGCCGGCGCGCGCCCGGCCGGATCTGACGCTGCTGCTGGACCTGCCGGTCGAGCTTGGACTCGCGCGCGCCAATCGCCGCAGTGCCGCGGATCGCTTCGAGCAGGAAACCGTCGCCTTTCATCAGCGCGTGCGGGAGGCCTACCTGGCCCGGGCGCGCCAGCATCCGCTGCGCTACTGCATCATCGATGCCGCGGCCGACCCGGACCAGGTCCAGGCGGCCATCGAACGGGCCGTGGAGCGCCTTCTGTGA
- the holB gene encoding DNA polymerase III subunit delta', which translates to MSAPLPWQTSQWEAVSGARAAGRLHHALLAAGPPGVGKADFLAALSAWLLCETPRSEEPCGDCRGCRQHAAGSHPDCIVLSPDYQNRPVLGAYPGQRCQYEPRKKPSSVINVEQVRELGERLHASAHYGGFKLALLLPADALNTAAANALLKLLEEPPDNTLFLLLSQRLAHLPATVRSRCQLLRFSTPPLAQARAVLSRSGPEADLALDLAGGAPLRGQGLLGQDIGAVWRAVGSGLDALLGDKADPLRLSREWLKLPQEALDAALYGWLRHALRRAAGATSGHATATVPPLARLRAFGHELDDFLRLREHPLVKELALQRLLYPLWAGAGSAT; encoded by the coding sequence GTGAGTGCGCCCCTGCCCTGGCAGACGTCCCAGTGGGAGGCCGTCAGCGGTGCCCGGGCCGCTGGCCGGCTGCACCATGCCCTGCTGGCTGCCGGCCCGCCTGGCGTCGGCAAGGCGGATTTCCTGGCCGCGCTGAGCGCCTGGCTGCTGTGCGAGACGCCCCGCAGCGAGGAACCCTGCGGCGACTGCCGCGGCTGCCGGCAACATGCCGCCGGCAGCCACCCGGACTGCATCGTGCTGAGCCCCGACTACCAGAACCGCCCGGTTCTGGGGGCCTATCCTGGCCAGCGCTGCCAGTACGAGCCGCGCAAGAAGCCATCCAGCGTCATCAACGTCGAGCAGGTGCGGGAGCTGGGCGAGCGCCTGCACGCCAGCGCGCACTACGGCGGCTTCAAGCTGGCACTGCTGCTGCCGGCCGACGCGCTGAACACGGCGGCTGCCAATGCGCTGCTCAAGCTGCTCGAAGAGCCGCCCGATAACACGCTGTTCCTGCTGCTGTCGCAGCGCCTTGCGCATCTGCCGGCCACCGTACGCAGCCGTTGTCAGTTGCTGCGCTTCAGCACCCCGCCGCTGGCGCAGGCGCGCGCGGTGCTGTCCCGAAGCGGGCCGGAAGCGGATCTGGCGCTCGACCTGGCCGGCGGCGCGCCGCTGCGGGGGCAGGGCCTGCTCGGGCAGGACATCGGCGCCGTGTGGAGGGCCGTTGGCAGCGGACTGGATGCCCTGCTCGGCGACAAGGCCGACCCGCTGCGACTGTCGCGCGAGTGGCTCAAGCTGCCGCAGGAAGCGCTGGATGCGGCGCTCTACGGCTGGCTGCGACACGCCCTGCGCCGGGCCGCTGGCGCCACGTCCGGCCACGCGACTGCGACCGTGCCGCCGCTGGCCCGCCTGCGGGCATTCGGACATGAGCTTGATGACTTTCTGCGCCTGCGCGAGCATCCTCTGGTCAAGGAACTCGCCCTGCAACGCCTGCTCTACCCCTTGTGGGCGGGCGCCGGATCAGCGACCTGA
- a CDS encoding PilZ domain-containing protein — MAEHTPSDTPTGVLAVAIRDKNALYASYMSFVKGGGLFIPTTRAVRLGDELILLLTLMDEVEKIPVAGKVVWITPRGSQNGKVAGVGVQFVEDESSRVARNKIETYLAGALTSERHTHTM; from the coding sequence ATGGCAGAACACACCCCATCGGACACACCCACTGGCGTATTGGCGGTCGCCATCCGCGACAAGAACGCGCTGTATGCGTCCTACATGTCCTTCGTCAAGGGCGGCGGCCTGTTCATCCCCACCACACGCGCCGTGCGCCTGGGTGACGAGCTGATCCTGCTGCTGACATTGATGGACGAGGTGGAGAAAATCCCGGTCGCCGGCAAGGTGGTGTGGATCACGCCGCGCGGCTCGCAAAACGGCAAGGTGGCGGGCGTGGGCGTGCAGTTCGTCGAGGACGAAAGCAGCCGCGTGGCGCGCAACAAGATCGAGACCTACCTGGCCGGCGCGCTCACCAGCGAACGCCACACGCACACGATGTGA
- a CDS encoding TatD family hydrolase → MLVDSHCHLDLIDPSLDRVEALLAQAAAVGVGHFLCVSVSLGNAPVVRALAARYPQVSASVGVHPNQVGDDEPDVARLAGLAADPLIVAVGETGLDYHYGAEHITLQQARLRTHVRAAREVGKPLIVHMREATDDTLRILAEERAQEVGGVMHCFTEDWPTAQRALELGFHISFSGIVTFKTAEPIREAARRVPAERLLVETDAPYLAPVPHRGKQNQPAYVRQVADCVAGLRGVEPSLLDAQVSRNFFALFPLARKDQAGLRAASR, encoded by the coding sequence ATGCTGGTCGATTCCCACTGCCACCTGGACCTGATCGATCCCTCGCTCGATCGGGTCGAGGCCCTGCTGGCGCAGGCGGCCGCAGTCGGCGTCGGGCACTTCCTGTGCGTGAGCGTGAGCCTTGGCAACGCGCCGGTGGTGCGCGCGCTGGCGGCCCGTTACCCGCAGGTGTCCGCCTCGGTTGGCGTGCATCCCAATCAGGTCGGTGACGACGAGCCGGACGTCGCCCGGCTGGCCGGTCTGGCGGCCGATCCGCTGATCGTTGCGGTCGGCGAAACCGGCCTCGACTACCACTACGGGGCCGAGCACATCACCCTGCAGCAGGCGCGCCTGCGCACCCATGTCCGCGCCGCGCGGGAAGTGGGCAAGCCGCTGATCGTGCACATGCGCGAGGCCACCGATGACACGCTGCGCATCCTCGCCGAGGAGCGGGCGCAGGAGGTGGGCGGCGTCATGCACTGCTTCACCGAGGACTGGCCGACCGCCCAGCGGGCGCTGGAGCTGGGCTTTCACATTTCCTTTTCCGGCATCGTCACCTTCAAGACCGCCGAACCGATCCGCGAGGCCGCCCGCCGGGTGCCGGCCGAGCGCCTGCTGGTCGAGACCGACGCGCCGTATCTGGCGCCGGTACCGCACCGCGGCAAGCAGAACCAGCCGGCCTACGTGCGCCAGGTGGCCGACTGCGTGGCCGGGCTGCGCGGCGTCGAGCCGTCGCTGCTGGACGCGCAGGTGTCGCGCAATTTCTTTGCGCTGTTCCCGCTGGCGAGGAAGGATCAGGCCGGCTTGCGCGCCGCCAGCAGGTAG
- the ubiG gene encoding bifunctional 2-polyprenyl-6-hydroxyphenol methylase/3-demethylubiquinol 3-O-methyltransferase UbiG, with product MHANVDPAETAKFDAHAGQWWDPRGPLRTLHEINPVRLAWMAGHVRLDGARVVDVGCGGGVLSEALARAGATVTGIDLAADALVAARGHAAEHGLEIDYREVSAAALAARAPGGFDALACMELIEHVPDPAALVQACADLLRPGGWAFFSTLSRTPKAYAQAVLAAEYALRLLPRGTHDYARFLRPAELAGLCRAAGLEVVDLSGLAYNPLTHRARLRPQVDVNYLLAARKPA from the coding sequence ATGCACGCGAATGTCGACCCGGCCGAGACCGCCAAGTTCGATGCCCACGCCGGGCAGTGGTGGGACCCCCGCGGCCCGCTGCGCACGCTGCACGAGATCAACCCGGTGCGTCTGGCCTGGATGGCGGGGCACGTGCGCCTGGACGGGGCGCGGGTGGTCGACGTCGGCTGTGGCGGCGGGGTGCTCAGCGAAGCCCTGGCGCGCGCCGGGGCGACCGTGACCGGCATCGATCTTGCTGCCGACGCGCTGGTGGCTGCGCGCGGGCACGCGGCCGAGCACGGTCTTGAAATCGATTACCGGGAAGTGTCGGCTGCCGCCTTGGCGGCGCGCGCGCCGGGCGGCTTCGACGCGCTGGCCTGCATGGAGCTGATCGAGCATGTGCCGGATCCGGCCGCTCTGGTGCAGGCCTGCGCCGATCTGTTGCGCCCCGGCGGCTGGGCCTTTTTCTCCACCCTGAGCCGCACGCCCAAGGCCTACGCACAGGCGGTACTGGCGGCCGAATACGCGCTGCGCCTGCTGCCGCGGGGCACGCACGACTACGCACGCTTCCTGCGTCCGGCGGAGCTGGCTGGCCTGTGCCGGGCGGCTGGACTGGAGGTGGTCGACCTGAGCGGCCTTGCCTACAACCCGCTCACGCACCGCGCCCGGCTGCGGCCGCAGGTGGACGTGAACTACCTGCTGGCGGCGCGCAAGCCGGCCTGA
- the hemH gene encoding ferrochelatase encodes MNPRSGVLLVNLGSPAAPTPAAVRRYLKQFLSDRRVVNLPPLLWQPILRGIVLTTRPRRSARLYKSVWTAEGAPLVVNTRRQAAGLATRLTGQGVAVAFAMSYGAPSLAQGLAQLAGCERVLVLPMFPQHSASTQGAVFDALAAALRPAMRLPTLRFVADFHDHPGYIDALAASVRAHWAVHGRGDRLLMSFHGLPQRNVDRGDPYAGQCARTARLLADALDLKDDQWQLAYQSRFGKARWLEPATDATLRAWGAQGLARVDVVCPGFVADCLETLEEIASGGQRIFQAAGGGQFRYIASLNDSPAWLDALADLLRAQLAGDCQ; translated from the coding sequence GTGAATCCACGTAGCGGCGTGCTGCTGGTCAACCTCGGCAGTCCAGCGGCGCCGACGCCTGCCGCGGTGCGGCGTTACCTCAAGCAGTTCCTGAGCGACCGGCGGGTGGTGAACCTGCCGCCGCTGCTGTGGCAACCGATCCTGCGCGGCATCGTTCTGACCACCCGGCCGCGCCGTTCGGCGCGGCTTTACAAAAGCGTGTGGACCGCCGAGGGCGCGCCGTTGGTGGTGAACACCCGGCGCCAGGCGGCCGGTCTGGCCACGCGCCTCACCGGGCAGGGCGTCGCGGTGGCGTTTGCCATGAGCTATGGCGCGCCGTCGCTGGCGCAGGGGCTCGCGCAGCTTGCCGGCTGCGAGCGGGTGCTGGTGCTGCCGATGTTCCCGCAGCATTCGGCCAGCACGCAGGGCGCCGTGTTCGACGCCCTGGCTGCGGCGCTGCGGCCCGCCATGCGTCTGCCGACGCTGCGTTTCGTGGCCGATTTCCACGACCATCCGGGCTACATCGACGCCTTGGCCGCGAGCGTGCGCGCGCACTGGGCGGTTCACGGCCGGGGTGATCGCCTGTTGATGTCCTTCCACGGCCTGCCGCAGCGCAATGTCGACCGCGGTGATCCCTATGCCGGGCAGTGCGCGCGCACGGCGCGCCTGCTGGCCGACGCGCTGGATCTGAAGGACGATCAGTGGCAGCTGGCCTACCAGTCCCGCTTCGGCAAGGCGCGCTGGCTGGAGCCGGCCACCGACGCCACGCTGCGCGCCTGGGGCGCACAGGGTCTGGCGCGGGTGGACGTGGTCTGCCCGGGTTTCGTCGCCGACTGCCTGGAGACGCTGGAGGAAATCGCCAGCGGCGGCCAACGCATCTTTCAGGCCGCCGGTGGTGGCCAGTTCCGGTACATTGCCAGCCTCAACGACAGCCCGGCCTGGCTGGATGCGCTGGCGGATCTGCTGCGGGCGCAGCTGGCCGGCGACTGCCAGTGA